One Micromonospora craniellae genomic region harbors:
- a CDS encoding NUDIX domain-containing protein, translating into MTWTEPAIWYAELPAFHAAAAAYITDPVGDVLLVKPTYRDHWAFPGGYVEAEEYPHQACARELHEELGIPITPGNLLVVDWSPPTGPRPRALVHFTFDGGILAGLGEIRLSAQELDDAAFVPPERAARLLPANVAPRVPAAARARTAHAPAYLAGGLGYPPSTPLEC; encoded by the coding sequence GTGACCTGGACGGAACCCGCTATCTGGTACGCCGAGTTGCCAGCCTTCCATGCTGCCGCTGCTGCCTACATCACGGATCCGGTGGGAGACGTCCTGCTCGTCAAGCCCACATACCGCGACCACTGGGCATTCCCTGGTGGTTACGTGGAGGCGGAGGAGTATCCACACCAGGCGTGCGCACGCGAGCTGCACGAGGAGTTGGGCATCCCCATCACCCCGGGGAATCTCCTGGTGGTGGACTGGTCGCCTCCCACCGGCCCGCGACCCCGGGCGCTCGTACACTTCACCTTCGACGGCGGCATCCTCGCCGGGCTCGGTGAGATCCGTCTTTCTGCTCAGGAACTCGACGACGCCGCCTTCGTACCACCGGAGCGTGCGGCACGTCTTCTTCCCGCCAACGTGGCCCCACGGGTCCCCGCCGCAGCACGGGCTCGCACCGCACACGCGCCGGCATACCTTGCTGGTGGGCTCGGGTATCCGCCGAGCACACCGCTCGAATGTTAG
- a CDS encoding helix-turn-helix domain-containing protein translates to MTGRSELPIGRRMAQWRVRRRMTQQALADRLGKSKSWVDKVERGARALDKFSVIQQIAEALRVDPAVLLGQQSPSTSGGTTPDGLDGVRAALARYGLFQVPECPTATVDLGRQLGYAWLTYQHARYTQVVRALPGMLDAAQAATPEVRVQMYRLASSVLVKLGEADLAWLAADRAVTAAGGDRTLAGAASISIGSALRAAGRERLALAATIAAADRLTAGRSTAELAVGGTLLLQAALAAGTCGEVRHAGDLMNRASECADLFDIGDDPHRTCFGPVAVELARVVAAVEGGDAAEAIGRHEVVIRRDGWRRLPAEYRGAYLLDAARAYLLAGDLAGAGRMLVNADGVAPAEVRVRPSGRTLLAEIARGRPAPAGVARLATLVGLTR, encoded by the coding sequence GTGACCGGCCGCAGTGAGCTGCCGATTGGGCGGCGGATGGCGCAGTGGCGGGTCCGGCGGCGGATGACGCAGCAGGCGCTCGCGGATCGGCTGGGCAAGTCGAAGAGTTGGGTGGACAAGGTGGAACGGGGTGCCCGTGCGCTGGACAAGTTCTCGGTGATTCAGCAGATCGCCGAAGCGCTTCGGGTCGATCCGGCGGTGCTGCTCGGCCAGCAGTCACCATCGACGTCCGGCGGGACGACGCCGGACGGCCTCGACGGGGTGCGGGCGGCGTTGGCCCGGTACGGGCTGTTCCAGGTGCCGGAGTGCCCCACGGCGACGGTTGATCTGGGTCGGCAGCTCGGGTATGCCTGGTTGACGTACCAGCATGCGCGGTATACCCAGGTGGTGCGGGCGCTGCCGGGCATGCTGGACGCCGCGCAGGCAGCGACGCCGGAGGTACGGGTGCAGATGTACCGGCTTGCCTCTTCGGTGCTGGTGAAACTGGGGGAGGCCGACCTGGCCTGGCTTGCCGCTGACCGGGCGGTGACGGCGGCCGGAGGTGATCGGACGTTGGCGGGTGCCGCCAGCATCTCGATCGGGTCGGCGTTGCGGGCAGCAGGTCGGGAACGGCTGGCGCTGGCGGCGACGATCGCCGCTGCCGACCGGCTTACGGCGGGCCGCTCGACAGCAGAACTGGCGGTGGGTGGGACGCTGTTGCTCCAAGCTGCTCTGGCCGCAGGCACATGCGGCGAGGTACGCCACGCCGGGGACCTGATGAACCGGGCGAGCGAGTGCGCCGACCTGTTCGACATCGGCGATGATCCGCATCGGACGTGTTTCGGACCGGTCGCGGTGGAGTTGGCGCGGGTGGTGGCGGCGGTCGAGGGCGGCGACGCGGCGGAGGCGATCGGTCGGCACGAGGTCGTGATTCGACGGGACGGTTGGCGGCGGCTGCCCGCCGAGTACCGGGGTGCGTATCTGCTGGACGCCGCGCGCGCCTACCTGTTGGCCGGTGACCTGGCTGGGGCAGGGCGGATGCTGGTGAACGCGGATGGTGTGGCACCGGCTGAGGTTCGGGTGCGGCCGTCGGGGCGTACCCTCCTCGCCGAGATCGCCCGTGGGCGGCCCGCACCGGCCGGCGTGGCGCGCCTGGCCACGCTGGTCGGCCTCACCCGATGA
- a CDS encoding TVP38/TMEM64 family protein, which yields MIPAVRRLLHHWRSAYPAATNPSVVRFSLLLLLIAGFGVALVLVPHPDPTALPQFGDRLGDLAPVAGVLGGALLLVALVPRTFITLAAGAVFGALEGAAYALGAALLAAAIGFTVGRVLGREFVAERVRGRLARLDRWFTRQSVLGVITVRLLPISGFGLVSYGYGTTGARILPFLVGSVIASAPTAFGYAAVGAAVTNPGEVNWLAATPAALGFIASAVLLTRWWHAERRHRAARM from the coding sequence ATGATCCCCGCCGTCCGGCGGCTGCTGCACCACTGGCGATCGGCGTACCCGGCCGCCACCAATCCGTCGGTCGTCCGGTTCAGCCTGCTGCTGCTCCTGATCGCCGGGTTCGGGGTGGCCCTGGTGCTGGTGCCGCACCCCGACCCGACGGCGCTGCCGCAGTTCGGCGACCGGCTGGGCGATCTCGCCCCGGTCGCCGGTGTCCTCGGCGGCGCGCTGCTGCTGGTGGCGCTGGTCCCCCGCACGTTCATCACGCTCGCCGCGGGCGCGGTCTTCGGTGCCCTGGAAGGGGCCGCGTACGCGCTGGGTGCCGCCCTGCTGGCAGCGGCGATCGGCTTCACCGTGGGCCGGGTGCTCGGGCGGGAGTTCGTCGCCGAACGGGTCCGGGGCCGGCTGGCCCGGCTGGACCGCTGGTTCACCCGGCAGAGCGTGCTCGGGGTGATCACCGTACGACTGCTGCCGATCTCCGGCTTCGGCCTGGTCAGCTACGGCTACGGCACCACCGGCGCGCGGATCCTGCCGTTCCTCGTCGGCAGCGTGATCGCCTCCGCCCCGACGGCGTTCGGCTACGCCGCGGTCGGGGCCGCCGTCACCAACCCCGGCGAGGTCAACTGGCTCGCCGCCACCCCCGCCGCGCTCGGCTTCATCGCCAGCGCGGTGCTGCTCACCCGCTGGTGGCACGCCGAACGCCGCCACCGCGCGGCACGGATGTAA
- a CDS encoding type 1 glutamine amidotransferase codes for MSTETLRIVWIYPDLLSTYGDRGNMLILARRAQQRGFPIEVLEVRSDQPMPTTADIYLIGGGEDGPQALGAQRLLTDGGLHRAVAQGSVVFGVCAGYQLLGTSFFAKGTQYRGLELLDLSSDRGETRAVGELAGEIDARLGLPPLTGFENHGGRTRLGAEVSPLARVTAGVGNDGATEGAWRGKLLGTYSHGPALARNPALADLLLRWATGAQQLPPLDDTWADRLRAERQAAVAAARA; via the coding sequence GTGTCAACTGAGACCCTGCGCATCGTCTGGATCTATCCCGACCTGCTGTCCACCTACGGCGACCGGGGCAACATGCTGATCCTGGCCCGGCGGGCACAGCAGCGCGGGTTCCCGATCGAGGTGCTGGAGGTCCGCTCCGACCAGCCGATGCCCACCACCGCTGACATCTACCTGATCGGCGGCGGCGAGGACGGTCCGCAGGCGCTCGGCGCCCAGCGGCTGCTCACCGACGGCGGCCTGCACCGGGCGGTCGCCCAGGGCTCGGTGGTGTTCGGCGTCTGCGCCGGATACCAGTTGCTCGGCACCTCCTTCTTCGCCAAGGGCACCCAGTACCGCGGCCTGGAACTGCTCGACCTCTCCTCCGACCGGGGCGAGACGCGGGCCGTGGGCGAGCTGGCCGGGGAGATCGACGCCCGGCTGGGCCTGCCCCCGCTGACCGGCTTCGAGAACCACGGCGGACGCACCCGCCTCGGTGCCGAGGTGTCCCCGCTGGCCCGGGTCACCGCCGGGGTCGGCAACGACGGCGCCACCGAGGGGGCGTGGCGCGGCAAGCTGCTCGGCACGTATTCGCACGGTCCCGCGCTGGCCCGCAACCCGGCCCTGGCCGACCTGCTGCTGCGCTGGGCCACCGGCGCGCAGCAACTCCCGCCGCTCGACGACACCTGGGCCGACCGGCTGCGGGCCGAACGCCAGGCCGCGGTGGCCGCCGCCCGGGCATGA